A stretch of the Macaca mulatta isolate MMU2019108-1 chromosome 14, T2T-MMU8v2.0, whole genome shotgun sequence genome encodes the following:
- the LOC708050 gene encoding tripartite motif-containing protein 64C has protein sequence MDSDTLQAFQNELICSICMNYFIDPVTIDCGHSFCRPCLYLCWEEGREPMHCPECREISAKSDINNNVTLKKLASLARQTRLQNINNSHSICVLHEETKELYCEVDKQLLCGPCTESPEHMAHSHSPTGWAAEECREKLIKEMDYLWKINQETQNNLNQETSKFRSLVDYVSIRKVIITIQYQKMHIFLDEEEQLHLQALEREAKELFQQLQDSQVRMTQHLERMKDMYRELWETCHMPDVELLQDVRNVSARADLAQMQKPQPVNPELTSWRITGVLDMLNNFRVDNALSTEMTPCYISLSEDVRRVIFGDDHRSAPMDPQGVESFAVWGAQAFTSGRHYWEVDVTHSSTWILGVCQDSRTADTNIVIDSDETFLLISSKRSNRYSLSTNSPPLIQHVQRPLGRVGVFLDYENGSVSFFDVSKGSLIYGFPPSSFSSPLRPFFCFGCT, from the exons ATGGATTCAGACACCCTGCAAGCCTTCCAGAATGAGCTCATTTGCTCCATTTGCATGAACTACTTCATAGACCCGGTCACCATTGACTGTGGGCACAGCTTTTGCAGGCCCTGCCTCTACCTCTGTTGGGAAGAAGGCAGAGAACCAATGCACTGCCCTGAGTGCAGAGAAATCTCAGCAAAGTCCGACATCAACAACAATGTTACACTCAAAAAGCTGGCTTCCCTAGCCAGACAGACCAGACTTCAGAACATCAACAACTCACACAGTATCTGTGTGCTCCATGAGGAGACTAAGGAGCTCTACTGTGAGGTTGACAAGCAATTGCTCTGTGGGCCCTGCACTGAGTCACCAGAGCACATGGCTCACAGCCACAGTCCAACAGGATGGGCTGCTGAGGAATGCAGG GAGAAACTTATAAAGGAAATGGACTATTTATGGAAAATCAATCAAGAGACACAAAATAATCTAAATCAGGAAACTAGCAAATTTCGTTCGTTAGTG GACTATGTGTCAATAAGGAAGGTGATAATCACTATTCAATATCAAAAGATGCATATATTTCTCGATGAGGAGGAGCAACTGCATCTACAGGCACTggaaagagaagcaaaagagCTTTTCCAACAACTACAAGACAGTCAAGTGAGAATGACCCAACATTTAGAAAGGATGAAAGACATGTACAGAGAGCTGTGGGAGACGTGCCACATGCCTGACGTGGAGCTGCTCCAG gaTGTGAGAAATGTATCGGCAAG GGCTGATTTGGCACAGATGCAAAAGCCCCAGCCAGTGAACCCGGAGCTCACTTCATGGCGCATAACTGGAGTCCTAGACATGCTCAACAACTTCAGAG TGGATAATGCTCTGAGCACGGAAATGACTCCTTGCTATATAAGCCTTTCTGAGGATGTGAGACGTGTGATATTTGGAGATGACCATCGCAGTGCACCCATGGATCCCCAGGGAGTGGAGAGCTTTGCTGTGTGGGGAGCGCAAGCGTTCACTTCTGGCAGGCATTACTGGGAAGTGGATGTGACCCACTCCTCCACCTGGATTCTGGGAGTCTGTCAAGATTCCAGGACAGCAGATACCAATATCGTTATTGATTCTGAtgaaacatttttgttaatttcctCAAAGAGGAGCAATCGCTATAGTCTCTCCACCAACTCTCCACCTTTAAttcagcatgtgcaaaggcctctGGGTCGGGTTGGGGTGTTTCTGGATTATGAAAATGGATCTGTGAGTTTTTTTGATGTTTCTAAAGGTTCTCTTATCTAtggttttcctccttcctccttctcttcccctctgAGGCCTTTCTTTTGCTTTGGTTGTACATGA